A region from the Verrucomicrobiota bacterium genome encodes:
- a CDS encoding MlaD family protein, with the protein MKNSLETRLGIFAALAVITAVVILEVIGSLNFKGTYRLHALFHNAHELKLGDTVKMAGVPIGKVMDLKLTNNLVRVTMRLNKDVTVLTSSRAAIRFAGLMGQNYVQVNFGDGASTLFVDKDFKDVTALIAKLSDVSNPVSAFLWSKLTPETKLVLADASVPADKQQAMLAKELNKIIKGDTIFATNRFAGVKLSAETADLVAQSLLDEDQLRCNRLLLEDAYPALIVKNQKGVPLGDDTYIQTVEQPDLNDIMTKLESVATGVENVTKTFSGDKLDNMLGPLTDLIKTRKDDISASILNLRTNLENMSVVTTDLKNGRGTVGKLLTEDTLYIKGLATVTTLEATAADVRATIAKAQSIITNVTEIVAQANAGRGTVGMLLTDKKLYTETTDAMAQLNEILHKVNRGEGSVGKLINDDSLIRNAKMTLQKLDKATEGLEDQGPLSVMGMMVNNLF; encoded by the coding sequence ATGAAAAATTCACTGGAAACCCGTCTGGGCATTTTTGCCGCGCTGGCCGTCATCACGGCCGTGGTCATCCTGGAGGTCATTGGCAGCCTGAACTTCAAGGGCACCTACCGCCTCCACGCGCTGTTTCACAACGCGCACGAACTGAAATTGGGCGATACCGTGAAAATGGCCGGTGTCCCCATTGGCAAGGTGATGGACCTCAAGCTTACCAACAACCTGGTGCGCGTCACCATGCGGCTGAACAAGGACGTCACCGTGCTTACCTCGAGCCGAGCCGCCATTCGTTTTGCCGGGCTGATGGGGCAGAATTATGTGCAGGTCAATTTTGGCGACGGCGCCTCCACGCTGTTTGTGGATAAAGATTTCAAGGATGTTACCGCGTTGATCGCCAAACTCTCGGATGTCTCGAACCCGGTGTCCGCGTTCCTTTGGAGCAAACTAACGCCGGAAACCAAGCTGGTTTTGGCGGATGCGAGTGTTCCCGCGGACAAACAGCAAGCCATGTTAGCCAAGGAACTGAACAAAATTATTAAAGGCGACACCATCTTTGCCACCAACCGGTTTGCGGGGGTTAAGCTTTCCGCGGAAACCGCCGATCTGGTCGCCCAAAGCCTGCTGGATGAAGACCAGTTGCGGTGCAATCGTCTCCTGTTGGAGGATGCCTATCCGGCGTTGATCGTGAAGAATCAAAAAGGCGTTCCATTGGGTGATGATACCTATATCCAGACGGTTGAACAGCCCGATCTGAACGACATCATGACCAAGCTGGAGAGCGTGGCGACCGGCGTGGAAAACGTCACCAAAACCTTCAGCGGCGACAAACTGGACAACATGCTGGGGCCACTGACGGATTTGATCAAAACGCGCAAAGACGATATCTCGGCCTCCATCCTGAACCTGCGCACGAATCTGGAGAACATGTCGGTGGTGACCACCGACCTGAAGAATGGCCGCGGCACCGTGGGCAAGCTGCTCACCGAGGATACGCTATACATCAAGGGCTTGGCAACGGTCACCACCCTGGAGGCCACGGCGGCGGATGTGCGCGCGACCATCGCCAAAGCCCAGTCCATCATCACCAACGTCACCGAAATTGTCGCCCAAGCCAATGCCGGCCGCGGCACCGTCGGCATGTTGCTGACCGATAAAAAACTGTACACTGAGACCACGGATGCCATGGCGCAACTCAACGAGATTCTCCACAAGGTGAATCGCGGCGAGGGTTCCGTCGGCAAACTTATCAATGACGACAGCCTGATCCGAAATGCCAAGATGACCCTACAAAAACTCGACAAGGCCACGGAAGGTTTGGAGGATCAAGGCCCGCTCAGCGTCATGGGCATGATGGTGAACAATTTGTTCTGA